Proteins encoded by one window of Musa acuminata AAA Group cultivar baxijiao chromosome BXJ2-9, Cavendish_Baxijiao_AAA, whole genome shotgun sequence:
- the LOC135582964 gene encoding serine/threonine-protein phosphatase PP2A-2 catalytic subunit-like isoform X1 produces MSVNTVPASASHGNLDEQISQLMQCKPLPEQEVRMLCEKAKEVLMEESNVQPVKSPVTICGDIHGQFHDLAELFRIGGKCPDTNYLFMGDYVDRGYYSVETVTLLVALKVRYPQRITILRGNHESRQITQVYGFYDECLRKYGNANVWKIFTDLFDYFPLTALVESEIFCLHGGLSPSIETLDSIRSFDRVQEVPHEGPMCDLLWSDPDDRCGWGISPRGAGYTFGQDISEQFNHTNNLRLIARAHQLVMDGYNWGHEQKVVTIFSAPNYCYRCGNMASIMEVDECKGQTFIQFEPAPRRGEPDVTRRTPDYFL; encoded by the exons ATGAGCGTCAATACCGTGCCGGCTTCCGCCTCCCATGGCAACCTGGACGAGCAGATCTCGCAGCTCATGCAGTGCAAGCCACTCCCCGAGCAAgag GTTAGGATGCTGTGTGAGAAGGCAAAAGAGGTATTGATGGAAGAAAGCAACGTTCAG CCTGTGAAGAGCCCTGTGACAATCTGCGGTGACATTCATGGGCAATTTCATGATCTTGCAGAACTATTTCGAATTGGTGGAAAG TGTCCAGATACAAATTACTTGTTTATGGGTGATTATGTTGACCGTGGGTACTATTCTGTTGAGACTGTTACG CTTTTGGTGGCTCTCAAGGTGCGTTATCCTCAGCGGATCACCATTCTCAGAGGAAACCATGAGAGTCGTCAG ATTACTCAAGTTTATGGATTTTATGATGAATGCCTGAGAAA ATATGGTAATGCAAATGTATGGAAGATCTTCACTGACCTTTTTGATTATTTCCCATTGACGGCATTG GTTGAGTCAGAAATTTTCTGCCTGCACGGTGGATTATCTCCATCTATTGAGACTCTTGATAGCATCAGGAGCTTTGATCGGGTTCAAGAAGTTCCTCATGAGGGTCCTATGTGTGACCTTTTGTGGTCTGATCCTGATGATAGATGTGGTTGGGGCATTTCTCCCCGTGGTGCTGGATATACTTTTGGCCAA GATATATCTGAGCAATTCAACCATACCAATAACCTTAGGTTGATAGCCAGAGCTCACCAATTGGTTATGGATGGATATAACTGGGGACAT GAACAAAAGGTGGTAACCATATTTAGTGCACCAAATTATTGTTATCGTTGTGGCAACATGGCTTCCATCATGGAAGTCGATGAATGCAAAGGGCAGACATTTATCCAG TTTGAACCAGCGCCGAGGAGAGGAGAGCCCGATGTGACTCGGAGAACACCTGACTACTTTCTTTAA
- the LOC135582964 gene encoding serine/threonine-protein phosphatase PP2A-2 catalytic subunit-like isoform X2, with protein sequence MLCEKAKEVLMEESNVQPVKSPVTICGDIHGQFHDLAELFRIGGKCPDTNYLFMGDYVDRGYYSVETVTLLVALKVRYPQRITILRGNHESRQITQVYGFYDECLRKYGNANVWKIFTDLFDYFPLTALVESEIFCLHGGLSPSIETLDSIRSFDRVQEVPHEGPMCDLLWSDPDDRCGWGISPRGAGYTFGQDISEQFNHTNNLRLIARAHQLVMDGYNWGHEQKVVTIFSAPNYCYRCGNMASIMEVDECKGQTFIQFEPAPRRGEPDVTRRTPDYFL encoded by the exons ATGCTGTGTGAGAAGGCAAAAGAGGTATTGATGGAAGAAAGCAACGTTCAG CCTGTGAAGAGCCCTGTGACAATCTGCGGTGACATTCATGGGCAATTTCATGATCTTGCAGAACTATTTCGAATTGGTGGAAAG TGTCCAGATACAAATTACTTGTTTATGGGTGATTATGTTGACCGTGGGTACTATTCTGTTGAGACTGTTACG CTTTTGGTGGCTCTCAAGGTGCGTTATCCTCAGCGGATCACCATTCTCAGAGGAAACCATGAGAGTCGTCAG ATTACTCAAGTTTATGGATTTTATGATGAATGCCTGAGAAA ATATGGTAATGCAAATGTATGGAAGATCTTCACTGACCTTTTTGATTATTTCCCATTGACGGCATTG GTTGAGTCAGAAATTTTCTGCCTGCACGGTGGATTATCTCCATCTATTGAGACTCTTGATAGCATCAGGAGCTTTGATCGGGTTCAAGAAGTTCCTCATGAGGGTCCTATGTGTGACCTTTTGTGGTCTGATCCTGATGATAGATGTGGTTGGGGCATTTCTCCCCGTGGTGCTGGATATACTTTTGGCCAA GATATATCTGAGCAATTCAACCATACCAATAACCTTAGGTTGATAGCCAGAGCTCACCAATTGGTTATGGATGGATATAACTGGGGACAT GAACAAAAGGTGGTAACCATATTTAGTGCACCAAATTATTGTTATCGTTGTGGCAACATGGCTTCCATCATGGAAGTCGATGAATGCAAAGGGCAGACATTTATCCAG TTTGAACCAGCGCCGAGGAGAGGAGAGCCCGATGTGACTCGGAGAACACCTGACTACTTTCTTTAA
- the LOC103997601 gene encoding uncharacterized protein LOC103997601, which yields MASRLRLFSAAALLLVAVLTASAHDAHDVLQDFGLPKGLLPDSVSSFSLAENGEFVVELRAPCYVQFTDLVHYGKTIRGQIRYGIISDLSGIQIKKSFVWLSISAIVARPADGTIQFQVGFLSELRPATLFESVPHCRVNASPRGVFSPEELLPLPVSEV from the exons ATGGCGAGTCGCCTCCGTCTCTTCTCCGCCGCTGCGCTACTCCTGGTGGCCGTCCTCACCGCCTCGGCTCACGACGCTCACGACGTGCTCCAGGACTTTGGACTCCCCAAGGGGCTCCTTCCGGACTCGGTGTCGAGCTTCTCGCTCGCCGAGAATGGCGAGTTCGTGGTGGAGCTCAGGGCGCCGTGCTACGTCCAGTTCACCGACCTCGTCCACTACGGGAAGACCATCCGGGGTCAGATCCGCTACGGCATCATCTCCGACCTTTCCGGGATCCAGATTAAGAAGTCCTTCGTCTGGCTTTCCATCTCCGCTATCGTGGCCCGCCCCGCCGACGGCACCATCCAGTTTCAGGTGGGCTTCCTCTCGGAGTTGCGTCCTGCGACGCTGTTCGAGAGCGTCCCTCACTGCAGGGTCAATGCCTCCCCTCGTGGCGTGTTCTCACCGGAGGAGTTGCTCCCGCTCCCGGTTTCGGAG GTGTAA